One Amaranthus tricolor cultivar Red isolate AtriRed21 chromosome 1, ASM2621246v1, whole genome shotgun sequence DNA window includes the following coding sequences:
- the LOC130823202 gene encoding pectinesterase inhibitor 6-like has product MKQIILITILYLLSISLKSPIQKVECNSLYDSIPIPPVSSPSLRTIFSIPPSTYDAPAPEDSDLLYSISPDSSTNDVSPADNDSIEFPVNFNFNPFVEKKPPKEDLKTIKMANTNVKKTCEFTDNPGLCFSSLTPFLKAEKTEEKTDTYSLLEMQVKATEKATQIAIALAVKIGKEEGDKGAVKDCKEMYDDALDNLQKAVEALLTKDIGTVNTMLSAVISDFHTCDEGYKEGGNSSPLAEYGNKLSELVSNCLATVALIKGE; this is encoded by the coding sequence ATGAagcaaataatattaattacaaTATTGTATCTGTTATCCATTTCCTTGAAATCACCCATCCAAAAAGTTGAATGCAATTCATTATATGATTCAATACCAATCCCTCCAGTTTCATCGCCTTCATTGAGAACAATCTTCAGTATTCCTCCATCAACATACGATGCACCGGCCCCAGAAGATAGTGATCTCTTGTATTCAATTTCCCCAGATTCATCCACCAACGATGTCTCGCCTGCTGATAACGACTCCATTGAATTTCCTGTTAACTTTAATTTCAACCCCTTTGTTGAAAAAAAACCACCAAAAGAAGatcttaaaacaataaaaatggcAAATACAAACGTAAAGAAAACTTGTGAGTTTACGGACAATCCTGGcctttgtttttcttctttaacGCCGTTTCTTAAAGCCGAGAAAACAGAAGAAAAAACAGACACTTATTCTCTTCTAGAAATGCAAGTTAAAGCAACGGAAAAGGCAACACAAATTGCTATTGCCTTGGCTGTTAAGATAGGGAAAGAGGAAGGTGATAAAGGTGCCGTTAAAGATTGTAAGGAAATGTATGACGATGCATTGGATAATTTGCAGAAAGCTGTAGAAGCTTTATTAACAAAGGATATAGGAACTGTTAATACGATGTTAAGCGCCGTCATATCGGATTTTCACACGTGTGATGAGGGATATAAAGAAGGTGGGAACTCATCTCCCTTGGCTGAATATGGGAATAAGTTGTCTGAATTAGTTAGTAATTGTCTTGCTACTGTTGCTCTTATCAAGGGAGAATga